One segment of Stegostoma tigrinum isolate sSteTig4 chromosome 26, sSteTig4.hap1, whole genome shotgun sequence DNA contains the following:
- the zgc:193801 gene encoding uncharacterized protein zgc:193801 isoform X2 yields MHCPFCSVTDAYQDPVILRAHYRVKHVDKGLDFAGLKILRCCNHCDIIGTIKEEKKFKGAHWHCYRCRNGFNRRDEAVKHYKTHFRNPHTTFQIQIAQEVNSRQYYEQSAEAHHKAYGGNRITSGGTIDVTPISPVVTEVAINTTTSTLTTEKNDTIIGQAAKDGNLTSGITVGPEETMGSTSADAHQTLVLMDPDGENGELLYNDTANLVAEQSNGTLDRNLLIEKQLLELHQQNHQLQLEKAETERRLQMEIHQLKDQIASLTEANWQMAEELKQYKSSGDIENKISQMIEQMEIQHKELLQMQVELLRKEYNKLNHQAVGGSDSVQDSNSIQDSNDDCTGGTESTTERTFVGTATLSPKSHSVTLTLPTTIVTSAHEIMNSEHGIMSTSEDVIAASEMDLSSGNVISFIEPNDNSSNGSAGLTTLEIVEVHLDSESTISNIESSSPTHVHLYPVTQITDNAELSNGKRISEEDPEEGNQSKIQRTV; encoded by the exons GTTTGAAGATACTTCGCTGCTGTAACCACTGCGACATCATTGGAACTatcaaagaagaaaagaaatttaAAGGCGCACATTGGCACTGCTACCGCTGTCGAAATGGTTTCAATAGACGTGATGAAGCTGTCAAGCATTACAAAACTCATTTCCGCAACCCTCATACCACTTTCCAAATTCAAATTGCACAA GAGGTAAATAGTCGACAGTATTACGAGCAAAGTGCAGAAGCACATCATAAAGCTTACGGAGGCAACCGCATTACTTCTGGTGGGACAATAGATGTCACACCAATTAGTCCTGTTGTGACAGAAGTAGCCATTAACACAACAACATCAACCCTTACCACAGAGAAAAATGATACTATTATAGGACAGGCTGCAAAG GATGGCAATTTGACCAGTGGCATCACTGTTGGCCCAGAAGAAACTATGGGCTCTACATCAGCAGATGCACATCAAACTCTGGTTCTTATGGACCCAGATGGGGAAAATGGAGAGCTTTTGTACAATGATACTGCAAACCTAGTTGCAGAACAG AGTAATGGAACTTTGGATCGAAATCTGCTAATAGAAAAACAACTACTCGAACTACACCAGCAGAATCATCAGCTTCAATTAGAGAAAGCAGAAACTGAGCGCAGACTCCAAATGGAAATCCACCAGCTAAAAGATCAG ATTGCAAGCCTTACAGAAGCCAATTGGCAAATGGCCGAAGAACTAAAGCAATACAAAAGTTCTGGagatattgaaaacaaaataagtCAAATG ATTGAGCAGATGGAGATACAGCACAAGGAGCTGTTACAGATGCAGGTGGAGCTGCTTCGGAAGGAGTATAACAAGTTGAATCATCAAGCTGTTGGTGGCTCTGATTCTGTTCAGGATTCTAATTCTATTCAGGACTCTAATGATGATTGCACTGGTGGAACTGAGAGTACAACTGAACGGACATTCGTGGGCACCGCGACTTTGTCTCCCAAGAGTCATAGTGTAACACTGACCTTACCCACCACTATAGTGACATCGGCACATGAAATCATGAACTCTGAGCATGGAATCATGTCAACATCAGAAGATGTAATTGCCGCATCTGAAATGGACCTCAGTTCTGGAAATGTCATATCCTTCATTGAGCCTAATGATAATTCATCAAATGGATCTGCAGGTTTAACAACACTTGAAATTGTGGAGGTCCATCTGGACAGCGAGTCAACCATTTCAAACATTGAGTCGTCTTCCCCAACACATGTACATCTGTATCCTGTCACACAAATCACTGATAATGCTGAACTTTCCAATGGCAAACGGATTTCCGAAGAGGATCCTGAAGAAGGAAATCAATCAAAAATCCAGAGAACTGTTTGA